The DNA sequence GTTCGAGGACCTCGGCCTTGCACTCCGGAAGCGTGGCCACATAACTGATCCGGCTTCCGCGCACCAAACGGAGGATCTGGTCGGTAGCCAGCAGACGGGGGTTAATGAAAGCGTCGATACCCAGCCCCGCCATGATGGGGGTGTAATCGGGCTGGTGAGTGGTGATCACCGTTGTTTTGGCCCCCATCTGCCTGGCCAGGACCGCGCTTATGAGGTTGTGATGATCGCTGGCGGAAACCGCGATGAAGGCATCGGCCACCTCGATCCCGCACTCCCTGAGGATATCCGCATCCGAAGCCAGTCCGTTGATGACGCGAACGTTGTCCAGCTCCCCAGCCACCTTCTCGGCACGCGGCCGGTTCTCCTCTAAAAGCACCACGTCCGACACTTTCTCCGAAAGGCTCCGGGCGAGGCTGGTGCCCGTGTTCGTCGCGCCGTAGATGACCACTTTTTTGGGGAGATGGACGCTTGGGTGAACGAAGGTGAGGAACTCGGCCAGGGATTGCTTCGGCAAAAGGACGTAGATCCTGTCTTCCCTCTCGACGGTGTCGTCACCCCGGGGGATGATGACCTCGCCCCCCCGGTTGATCGCTACTACGAGGAAGGGCCACGGAAAATCGGACTCCCTGAGGTCCCCAAGTTTCTCACCGTTCAGGGGGGAGTCATGAGGCACGTTGAAGGACCTCAGGAGAATCTTCCCGTCTGCAAAATCGGCC is a window from the bacterium genome containing:
- the trkA gene encoding Trk system potassium transporter TrkA — protein: MKLIVCGAGVIGSNLAKYLSEEGHEVTLIEQKAGVAARATEKFDVRVLSGSAFDPRILENAGAAHADMVIAVTNSDVVNLAICSLAAALGTRKRIARVRDMDLSDVVERFGHSHFHVDEIINPDEVAAQAIVKIMAAPGSREVADFADGKILLRSFNVPHDSPLNGEKLGDLRESDFPWPFLVVAINRGGEVIIPRGDDTVEREDRIYVLLPKQSLAEFLTFVHPSVHLPKKVVIYGATNTGTSLARSLSEKVSDVVLLEENRPRAEKVAGELDNVRVINGLASDADILRECGIEVADAFIAVSASDHHNLISAVLARQMGAKTTVITTHQPDYTPIMAGLGIDAFINPRLLATDQILRLVRGSRISYVATLPECKAEVLELIPEADSPVTRKAIKDLKIPKNAIIGAVHKGEEAHLVDGKTRIQEGEAVVVFCREDSVPQMERLFAHRSLL